In one Cyprinus carpio isolate SPL01 chromosome B2, ASM1834038v1, whole genome shotgun sequence genomic region, the following are encoded:
- the rab31 gene encoding ras-related protein Rab-31: protein MAIRELKVCLLGDTGVGKSSIVCRFVQDHFDHNISPTIGASFLTKTVPCGNELHKFLIWDTAGQERFHSLAPMYYRGSAAAVIVYDITKLDSFQTLKKWVKELKEHGPEDIVVAIAGNKTDLGDIREVPTKEAKDFAESIAAIFMETSARNAVNIEELFQKISRQIPPLENTDADSHESFKLTRQPPPSSKRCC from the exons ATGGCCATCAGGGAACTGAAAGTTTGTCTGCTCGGG GACACAGGCGTGGGGAAATCAAGCATTGTGTGTCGATTCGTTCAAGATCACTTTGACCACAACATCAGTCCAACGATAGG tgcATCTTTTTTAACTAAGACTGTCCCCTGTGGAAATGAACTTCACAAGTTTCTGATTTGGGACACTGCAGGGCAGGAACGA TTTCATTCGTTGGCTCCCATGTATTACAGGGGCTCTGCAGCGGCCGTCATTGTTTACGACATCACAAAGCTT GACTCTTTCCAGACATTAAAGAAGTGGGTGAAGGAGCTGAAGGAACACGGGCCGGAGGATATAGTCGTGGCTATAGCAGGAAATAAAACCGATCTGGGTGATATCAG ggAAGTTCCAACTAAAGAGGCAAAAGATTTTGCAGAGTCCATTGCAGCCATATTTATGGAGACCAGTGCCAGAAATGCAGTAAACATAGAGGAGCTGTTTCAGAAAATCA GTCGACAGATCCCTCCGCTGGAGAACACAGACGCTGACAGCCACGAGTCCTTTAAACTGACACGACAGCCTCCTCCCTCCAGCAAACGCTGCTGTTAG
- the LOC109079467 gene encoding C2 calcium-dependent domain-containing protein 4C — MWLLEKIRGSVEGNILRHGDSADKQSKAPTYSNVLTPDKIPDFFIPPKLVCCPPEEETPEMKPKNGLHSSSSEQTICCKTPQGSPRSPRLINKLAGDTKNLLKAANRHIIQIESADELVVGEVGDLNTNADPQSQTAMSLPYVPKAQTSYGFATLMESPHTRRKESLFHSDPTSPLTSPNTQRKSQGNHLNPSDCNTSHSNPYRYFSGGESDTCSSAESSPFSSPLLSRSASLLKMFTHETQAKVSRAKRSFGRHSSLSTDECSSVETSPNIQRRFRCPPSPAFRGRKHGGNMDRFTQHTVNLHKGGTLRICTDYDIDAARLHVRVLAAEALYDKQFDAKSINCCVALYLNPGKLQKQRSTIIKNSRNPVFNEDFYFDSLPVVQVKNLAIKMKVVNKGTSLKRNTLLGEREVPLKELLSGI; from the coding sequence ATGTGGCTGCTGGAAAAGATCCGCGGTTCAGTGGAGGGAAACATTCTTCGGCATGGAGACTCGGCTGACAAACAGAGCAAAGCCCCCACCTACAGCAACGTTCTCACCCCTGACAAGATTCCCGACTTCTTTATTCCACCCAAATTGGTGTGCTGCCCTCCAGAAGAGGAGACGCCAGAAATGAAGCCAAAAAACGGGCTCCATTCTTCCTCATCTGAGCAGACCATATGCTGCAAGACGCCACAGGGTAGTCCTCGCAGCCCGCGCCTCATTAACAAGCTGGCTGGAGACACCAAGAACTTGCTCAAAGCCGCAAACCGCCACATCATCCAGATTGAGAGCGCAGATGAGTTGGTGGTCGGGGAAGTGGGCGACCTCAACACAAACGCTGACCCCCAGTCCCAGACGGCCATGTCCTTGCCATACGTACCCAAAGCTCAAACCTCCTACGGTTTCGCTACGCTCATGGAAAGTCCTCACACGAGACGTAAAGAGTCCCTCTTTCATAGCGACCCCACAAGTCCGCTCACCTCGCCCAACACCCAACGCAAGTCGCAGGGCAACCACTTAAACCCCAGCGACTGTAACACCTCCCATTCCAACCCCTACCGCTACTTCAGCGGGGGGGAAAGCGACACTTGCTCCTCAGCCGAGTCCTCCCCATTCAGCTCCCCTCTGTTGTCCCGTTCCGCATCCCTCCTCAAGATGTTCACCCACGAAACCCAAGCCAAAGTGTCCCGGGCCAAGCGCTCCTTCGGCCGGCACAGCTCTCTCTCCACAGACGAGTGCAGCTCTGTGGAGACCAGCCCGAATATTCAGAGGCGCTTCCGTTGCCCTCCTTCTCCGGCATTCCGAGGACGGAAACACGGAGGCAACATGGATCGCTTCACGCAGCACACCGTCAACCTCCACAAGGGAGGAACTCTACGCATCTGCACAGACTACGACATCGATGCCGCCAGGCTTCACGTCCGTGTGCTGGCAGCCGAGGCCCTCTATGATAAGCAGTTTGATGCGAAGAGCATCAACTGTTGCGTGGCTCTGTACCTGAACCCGGGAAAGCTCCAGAAACAGCGGAGCACCATTATCAAGAACAGCCGCAACCCTGTCTTCAACGAGGACTTCTACTTTGACTCCCTTCCAGTTGTGCAGGTGAAAAACCTCGCCATCAAGATGAAAGTAGTCAACAAAGGCACCAGTCTGAAGAGAAATACCTTATTGGGAGAGAGGGAGGTACCCTTGAAGGAGTTGCTTTCTGGGATCTAG